The following coding sequences are from one Nicotiana tomentosiformis chromosome 3, ASM39032v3, whole genome shotgun sequence window:
- the LOC117281589 gene encoding uncharacterized protein yields the protein MSEPSEMNFEKMRKMDGVKFEGTTDPTISEQWLERMERVFEQLECTNVAKFKHSISLLQKDAYDWWVSVPNAKAKPPRINKNFSGFLVMLEVLLMMKETSAEDLNGSNQKSVAILQLEDFSKLVSAALTWERIDKEEASRRENKFRKGNSDYGGPYKKGKFDYSKTESAQKSSYHKQNKPNFSTYSTPNYGQGKTYTPTCAQCGKNHYGAYRRASSACFNCGSQDHKVKDCPNPDPLSSTHTEGSVQKPITTHSQANSGARPRNIQEAGSGGVNQVQGERSLTSNIISVVLARKMIHQGCDAYLAHIVDTRLGSPCLEDIPTMCDFPYVFPDNLLGFPPEREIEFPIELVPGTTPISIAPYRMAPAELKELKGQLQELLEKGFICLSISPWGARVLIVKKKDDTFRLCIDY from the exons ATGTCAGAACCTAGTGAAATGAATTTTGAGAAGATGAGAAAAATGGATGGAGTTAAATTTGAAGGCACTACTGATCCCACGATATCTGAACAATGGCTCGAGCGCATGGAGAGGGTCTTTGAACAACTAGAGTGTACTAATGTTGCCAAATTTAAGCATTCTATCTCTCTTTTACAAAAGGATGCCTATGATTGGTGGGTAAGCGTGCCAAATGCAAAAGCAAAACCTCCG AGAATCAACAAAAATTTCTCAGGCTTTCTCGTTATGCTggaggtattattgatgatgaaaGAGACAAGTGCAGAAGATTTGAATGGTTCAAACCAAAAATCTGTGGCAATCTTGCAACTTGAGGATTTTTCCAAGCTAGTTTcagctgctcttacttgggaaagAATTGACAAGGAAGAAGCTAGTAGGAGAGAAAACAAGTTTAGGAAGGGTAATTCAGATTATGGCGGTCCATACAAGAAGGGAAAGTTTGACTATTCCAAGACTGAAAGTGCACAGAAGTCATCATATCATAAGCAGAATAAGCCAAATTTCTCTACTTATAGTACTCCAAATTATGGCCAAGGCAAAACTTATACACCTACTTGTGCACAGTGCGGGAAGAATCACTATGGTGCCTACAGAAGAGCTTCTAGTGCTTGTTTTAATTGTGGAAGTCAGGATCATAAAGTAAAGGATTGTCCTAATCCTGATCCTCTTTCTTCTACACATACAGAGGGATCAGTTCAAAAGCCTATCACTACTCATTCTCAAGCTAATAGCGGTGCAAGACCTAGAAATATTCAAGAAGCAGGTTCGGGTGGAGTTAATCAGG TTCAAGGAGAAAGATCATTGACATCCAATATTATTTCTGTGGTCttggcaaggaagatgattcaTCAAGGTTGTGATGCATATCTTGCTCATATAGTTGATACACGATTGGGGAGTCCATGTCTTGAGGACATACCAACCATGTGCGACTTTCCTTATGTATTTCCTGATAATCTTCTTGGGTTTCCTCCAGAAAGGGAGATTGAATTTCCTATAGAGCTTGTCCCTGGAACTACTCCTATTTCTATCGctccttatagaatggctccAGCTGAATTAAAAGAGTTGAAGGGTCAATTGCAAGAACTTCTTGAGAAAGGTTTTATCTGTCTTAGTATTTCTCCTTGGGGAGCTCGTGTTTtaattgtgaaaaagaaagatgacaCTTTTAGGCTTTGCATTGATTACTaa